From Rutidosis leptorrhynchoides isolate AG116_Rl617_1_P2 chromosome 3, CSIRO_AGI_Rlap_v1, whole genome shotgun sequence, a single genomic window includes:
- the LOC139901980 gene encoding uncharacterized protein — MYADPHRRPVNFEVGDRIYLKVSSWKGVIRFGKRGKLAPRYIGPFKIIQRVNNQTVVLELPAELAGIHNTFNVCYLSKCKVDDETQLVPLNDLRVDLNQKLVEEPVRIVGRKVTKLRKKEIHMVLVEWKHSLRSKLTWETEELMKVHVQPYRCSGVGATEHYVCNRTDA, encoded by the exons atgtatgctgatccacaTAGACGTCCGGTAAACTTTGAGGTCGGAGATCGTATTTATTTGAAAGTTTCATCGTGGAAGGGAGTTATCAGATTTGGTAAGCGAGGTAAGTTAGCTccgaggtacattgggccattcaagattattcaaAGGGTTAACAACCAGACTGTTGTGTTAGAGCTTCCAGCAGAGTTAGCAGGGATACATAACACATTTAATGTGTGTTACCTTAGCAAGTGTAAGGTTGATGATGAAACTCAACTGGTTCCGTTGAATGATTTGAGGGTGGACCtaaatcaaaagttagttgaagaaccggttAGGATTGTTGGTAGAAAGGTAACAAAGCTGAGAAAGAaggagatccatatggtgcttgttgagtggaagcatagcTTAAGATCGAAGCTTACATGGGAGaccgaagagctgatgaag gtgcatgtgcaaccgtatagatgcagtggtgttggtgcaaccgaaCATTATGTGTGCAACCGTACAGATGcatga